A stretch of the Zeugodacus cucurbitae isolate PBARC_wt_2022May chromosome 6, idZeuCucr1.2, whole genome shotgun sequence genome encodes the following:
- the LOC105211259 gene encoding thioredoxin domain-containing protein 15: MVRSLFLIALLSAAFISTANAEMPAFKTIFKFFTYGGASDYNGNGTRTKDVSQMTPEELGISRGRCHYDFLSYITYSERLYCAPDDQHILHLLPSNITEAVRKPPIMMRCLQPERHENATQNDNTLLIMQNLKDIVALLKPVGNATKRHEPGSCVIVLFYTESSLGCAHVAPYANMLPILFPTLRFAAIDAFKFPSFNTEFGIVGLPTLLLFHQGRPIVKFYSDIGTFHAFVTRHTGIKPIEPMPKESEVTGPLPLQPVPQVDYVLILAWAFILLCVGNYFAKSHLCKQIVEMIKRNWRESEARMERN, from the exons ATGGTCAGAAGCCTTTTCCTTATCGCGCTGCTTTCAG CGGCCTTCATCAGCACAGCCAATGCGGAGATGCCTGCCTTTAAGACGATTTTTAAGTTCTTTACATATGGCGGCGCTAGCGATTACAATGGCAATGGCACACGCACCAAAGACGTCTCACAGATGACACCCGAGGAATTGGGTATTTCACGCGGTCGATGTCATTATGATTTTCTATCATATATCACATACAGTGAACGCTTATATTGTGCACCAGATGATCAAcacattttgcatttattgcCGAGCAATATTACAGAAGCTGTGCGCAAACCGCCAATAATGATGCGTTGCTTGCAGCCAGAGCGTCATGAGAATGCGACACAGAACGATAATACACTACTCATCATGCAAAATCTAAAGGATATAGTGGCGCTACTAAAACCAGTGGGTAATGCTACCAAACGCCATGAGCCGGGTAGTTGTGTAATTGTGCTTTTCTACACCGAATCTAGTCTCGGCTGCGCGCATGTTGCACCCTATGCGAATATGTTACCCATACTATTTCCCACACTACGTTTCGCCGCCATTGATGCTTTCAAATTTCCCAGCTTCAATACCGAATTCGGTATAGTCGGTTTGCCAACGCTATTGCTATTCCATCAGGGGCGCCCGATAGTCAAGTTCTACAGTGACATTGGCACATTCCATGCATTCGTTACACGACACACCGGCATTAAACCTATTGAGCCAATGCCTAAAGAGTCGGAGGTGACCGGACCGTTGCCGCTACAACCAGTGCCGCAAGTCGATTACGTGCTCATACTGGCCTGGGCCTTCATACTGCTGTGTGTGGGCAATTACTTTGCGAAGTCGCATTTGTGCAAGCAAATCGTGGAGATGATCAAGCGTAATTGGCGTGAGTCGGAAGCGCGCATGGAGCGAAATTGA